TAGTAATACCATGTATCAAAATGACACATGGCGGACTATTACCATCCGTGAGCGACTTAGTTGCCTTTGTCTTTGACTGGAATTGAGATTGTGGAAAGTTTCTCAGAGTCAAGAACAAAGCGCACAAAGACGCTCTATTAAAATATGTCAACAACCCCGCCCGCATTACCCTTCAGTAGCTCAGACTTGCACCTGAGCCAACCTTATCGGGCTTCCGCGTACAGGTATTGCGATGCAAAGTTACAAAAAATCTTTGAGAATACTGCCATACAGGACTGTATTTCTGAGGACTTGCCACAGAATATGAAAGTAAATTTGTAATCTTCCATTTGCTGTCCGGTGAATATTTTAAGCCCAAAGTGGGATTATAATATAGGTCTATGTATATACATCCATACTTAACTATACTCACGTTCCAACGCACATACATAGAATGGCGGGGCAAAAGAAAAATCTGCATCCGAACCTCACAATTCTGTTTCTTTTCCCCAGTCCATGTAATAATATGACACATCAATCGACCTATTCAGGCCATCAAAAGACGAAATCAACCGCAAATAATAATCCCTAACAACTGCTAAAAATTCCCAAATCCCTTTCGTTCGTTATCCCCATTTTATCTAAATCGTACATATTTCGTACAAAGCAATAGGACTATGCTCTTAAATATCAGAAAGATAATCACTATATATAACGACAAGTTATGTAGAATGGCGTGATCCTCACGCACACGGTCGTCCATGGCCGTGCGGTATTGCAGGTCGTATTTGTCGCCGTCGGCTTCAATCTTTTGCCAGCGTTCAGCCATAAGAGAAGCCCCGACCGCGTGGTTATATTCCGCATAAAGGTAATTGTGGTTATATTGGTTGTTGACTTTTTCCACGTCGCGGCGGAACTGCTCAAAGGGCTTTATTTCGCCGGTGTCGGTAGTGAGCGACAAGCCCACCTCGCGGAGCGTGTGGTAAGCCTTGAAGCCGGAGAAAATAAAAGCATTGTTTTCGAGGGCATGGCGCACCGTTTCCGGCACCTCATAGGAGACGCCGGAGGAAATGGCGCGGTTAATCTGCTTGAGAGTCTCTGCGATGAGGCGGCGCGCTTCGGGGGTGGAAAGTTGCGACGCGTCGAAGCCACCGGCATTATAGACCATGCCGGCAGCGTCAAAAAATGCCGTGTCGTCAAAATCGGGCTTGTCTGGCGCGTCTGCGAGTCGCAGGAGGTCGTCGCTATACAAATCGCCCAAAGCGGCGTTAAACGCGAGATATGAGCGCCGCAGCCCGGCCACTCCCAGAAGCGACCGGGTGCGGCTCAGTCGAAAAAACGGTCGGGCTGTGTTTTGGCTTCGCGCGGAGACTCCACCGGGATGCCGAGTGTTTCGGTGATGTGTTCGCCCGGCACGTTGAAATATTCAAGTACGAGGCGCAGGTTTTCGCGGTTTTCAGCCGGAGAGAACGCGGCGGCATTGTTCCACTGGAAGCGCAGGCCCTTGACCGGGAAGCCGTGCAGGACCATGAGCGGGAGGAGCCGGCCGTTGATGATGTGGGCGCACATTGTGGCGTCGCTTTCGGTGGTGCGCTCAAAAATTTCAAGGTGCACTTCTGACTGCGAGAGCGAGGAGCCGGAGTCAATAGTCATTGTTTGATTTAACACCACCTTAGACAGTTCGGAGTTACAGCGGTCCACGCGGCGGTCATAGACGTTGTAAGCGTCGCCGCGGCTGCTTTCCTTAATTTCAATTTCGGTGCCGTCGCTCGCCACGATGTACTGAGCCGCGCCCATGTCGCGCAGAGACGCCTCCACCTTTGCGCGCTCCGCTTCGTCGAGAGAGTTAACGCGGGCTATGCGCATAGGCATACCGAAGATCTCGCCGAATACGTCCCAGTAGGCCAGCATATTTTTTTTGCTGATACATGAGGGGGCGCACTTCAGTAGCAGGCCGAGGTCTCGCGGCTTGCCCACTTCCACGCACCAGTTAGCCACGTCGCCCTCACGGTAGGAAATGCCGCCGCGCCAGTCGTCGCCGGGGGAGCGCACGACAACCCCATATTCAGGGATGACATGCTTACGCGGCACAAGCTCCACATTATTGAAACGGAGCGGGCCGCCGTCGCGTATGATGTCGCCCAACTGTATGAGGGTCGGCCCCCAGTAGATAGAATCCAGACACAGGCTGAGGAAATCGGCGAACCACTCACTTTGCAGCAGTTCGGTGGCGGCGGTGTTTTCCTTGCCGTTCTGGTCCACGAGGCGGAAATCTTTCTGCAACACTTTGCCCTTGCGCTGGGCGATACAGCCGGAGAGGTGGGCGTCGAGGACGCAATCGGCGTAAATATCATAAAGGCGGCAACGGTTTGGGTTTTCGTAGTCGATAGCCATTTGGTTAGCGGCTCGCCAGTCGGCAATGTCCTTTTTTGTCAGGGAGTCGGACTGCTGCTGGAGCATTGCCGAAATCTGCACCCCCTTTTTGGAGGCGACGGCGCGCGCCAGCGTCTGAAGCTGGGAGCGTGTGGGGCGGCTGAAATAGTCGCGGATGTTATCTAAAAAATTAGCCATTGCGGTGAAATGTCAAGTTAAACGAATATTGCCGGCAGAGTCGAGGCGGAGCGCGCCCGGGGCGGCCAGACGCAGGGAGGGAGCGACAACGCGCAGCTCAACAGTCTGGTAAAAGCGAGTGCCGAGCGTGGGGATAACATGCACCTGGGCGACACCCGGGCGGAATGGCAGCACACGCCCGTCGGGCTCCACTCCGGCAGCTCCGCCGAAAGCCTGAAAAATTACATTTTGAAGCGCACCGGCGGGAAGCACCCGGGCGCGGATATATTGGGGCACGTCGTTGCCAAGAGTGACAACGCCCGGGCTGATGACGCGCAGCCCGTCGGGAATTGGCGCGGCTACCTGTTCGGCACGGTCGGGCACGGCTTCGAGGCGTTGGCGGCTCTGTTCTGTAAGCTCACGCTCGGCATTGGTTGCCGTGGCAGCGTTGCGGGCGTTCTCTGTGGCTGTTTCTGCGGCCCCTGTGGCGGCTTTTGAGGCTTGGGTGGCAGCATTGCAAGTCTTGACCGCTTCGGACGATGTGTCGGCAAGTTTTTGCGCCTGTTCGCGCACCTCATTTGCGGCGGTGTCTGCTTTTTTGGCTGCTGTGTTGGCGAGGTCGGCGGCTTCGGTCGCCGGCTTTTTCAGGATCTCAATCTGTGTGGGGGTAAAGTCGGCCCATGTGAACGGGTCGCCCTTGTCGCCTTTGAGGGCGGCCAACTGCTCCGGCGTGAAATCCTCATAAGTGAACGGCAGGCCGCGGGTGTATGCCGCCAACAGGTCGCACTCCACGACGCCCGGGGAGTCGGTGGCGAACTGCCAGAGCTCTACGCCGGGGTCGGCGGGGTAATATACATTTTGCAGGCCGTCGGGCATAAGGTCGTTAATTAGCTGCAAATGCAGTTCACGGCGCAGCGTGCCCTCACATAAGCCGTGATCCTTGAAAATGACAAGCAGGGCGTCACCGTCGGGCAGGCAATTTTTATAAGCGTCACCGGAGCGCGAGGCCGTGAAAGTATGGCCGTGCTTAACTGTATATGTCAGCACAAAGTCCACCCCGTCGGGGAGTGGCACGATTTTGCCGGCAGCGTCGCGGAAGCGCTCACGGAGGACAAAGTCGCTTTTGTAGTTTATATGTCGTGTTTCGGTTGCCATTATGTGAGTCTTAAATTACCTTTGCCGTCGAGACGTAGCGCGCCGGAGGCCGTGAGACGGCAACGCGGTGGCACAACATCGATGCAAAGTGTTTTGTAAACCGATGTGTCGGAGGTAGCCACGGCATTGACATAAGAGCGGCCGAGACGCAGCGGGGTGATGAAGCCGTCGGGCGAAACGTCGAGGGCTTGGTGGTCGCCCATGCAGAGGACAGAGCCGAGGCCGAAGCTGGGGAACAGGCGGGCGCGTATCTGCTGGCGCACGGGATTGGCGAGCGTTACAGTACGGGGCGCGCTGATGATGTCAACACGGAGCGGAGCCGCGAGGCTCTGGCCGGATAGCTGGGAGATGAGCGAGTCGATACGGGCGCGGGCGGCTTCGGACTTTTGGAGCTCCGCGCGTGTGTCGGCTGCGGCAGTGTCAGCCCCGGCGAGCCGTTTGTCGATGTCGGCCAAAATCTCCGGGAGGTTGACCGATAAAAAGAGGCTGACGGCAGCGTTGATGTCGTCGCAGGCTTCAATGAGGCCGCAGAACAGCTCGCCAACCTGACGGGCCGACACGGTTTTAGCGGCCACCGCGTCGCGTATGGCCTGAGCTTGAAGCAGCAGCGCGGCCGTGTCAAGCTGCTTGAGGTCGTTTTGGGTGAGTGGTTCCATTTTGAGGGATTAAAAGAGTTAAGAGAACACCTCGTCGAAAGGGTCCTGAAAAATTCGTGTAAGTTCGTTTTTGCTCTGAATGTTGAGCGGTCGGCCGGCGTTAAGGTCGGCGATCACTTCGTCGATTTTGTCAACCACAATGCCGACGTTATCGGGGTCGAACTTCTGGGCGACAGGCGGGCGGCGTGTTCCGGTCTGGTAGAGCAACTCCAGATAATCGGCGCGGGGTATGTCGGTGGCAGGGCTGATGTGTTGCACGGCATAGGCCGAGCGGACAGCCGGGGCCACAACGTCCTCGAGCTCAAAGATGAGCGGGAGGCCGTCGGCGAGTGTGGCCGTTATACTGATGTCGTTGCGCTGAGCGAGGGCGAACACACCGGCGACCGAGCCAAGCGCGATAACTGCGGCGTCGAGGAGTGTTTGACGGTCTGAAACAATAAACTGCATAGGCTAAGAGATTATAACCACCCCGTCGGGGGATAGTGTGAGGTTAGAGACAGGGAGGCCGCAGGCTTGCAGCATTTTTTTAGTGTTGCCCGGCCAGAACGGGTCGGGAGTGCCGGCGAGCATTAGGGGCGCTTCTGCACCGAGGAGGGGGTGTTCCTTGATGTCGCCGCGGAGGGAGCGGATGACAAATTCAGCAATGAAAGAGTCAGCCGGGGCGATGAGCGCGCCGGAGGGTGCGACAAGGAGGTCGCCGGTTGTTGTGTCTATTTGCAGTCCGTTCATTGCTTAATTTTTTCGTTTTCGTAATCACTGCGCTTTGTCAGCAAAAGGGTGTCGGCGCTCCAGTCGGCAGCGGCAGTTTTAAGAGCTGCGCCGCCGTCCTGAGCAACAGGGACCCAACCGGCCATAATACCCTTTAACTTGTTAATCTCGTTTTCGATTGTGTTAAGCCGCTTTGTGAGGTCGTCGATTTTAACAAGGCCGTTGAGTTTGCCACCGTTAAAAATTATATTGTCGGCGTTGATGTTGGCGGACATATTGGCGGTTTTAATACGGCAGCCGTCAGCGTCCATGACGGCGGAGGTGTCACCGATGACGACTTCGGCCTGTTTTATTTTCTCAGTGCTCAGAACCACCCCGGCGGCACCGTCTGCGACGAAGCCGACAATAACAAAACTGCCAACTTCCGGATAAAGCCAAAAGCCGTAATTCGCGCCCTGATTTGCTTGTAGATTGACACCGAGCAACGGGGCGCCCTCATTAAGCGGGGTGCAGTCGATTGTGCGGGCTTTTTCGTCCACGGCGTCCACGGTGCAGACCAGCGCGACAGTCTCGCCGTCGGTCTTTGCCAGTTCTCTGATGATATTTCGTAAATCTGCCATAACTGTTTATTTAGTCGCCGACACGCAGCCCGAGCGTTATTTCCTGACGGTAGCCGGACGTGCCGTATTTAATTACATTCTTTTTGACCTGATAGACTCCGGCTTTTTTGCCGTCGATAATTAGCCCGATAGCGTCGAGGCAGTCAACAAGCGAAGCCCCGAAAGTCGTAAAAGAGCCGGTGAGGCCGTCGCGTTTAAGGCGTTTAATTTCCTGTTCGGCCCACGCCTTTAACTCGCTTTCGGTTTTGTTGTAGGTGTGGAGCGTGCGGTGTTCGCCGTCGGCGTCGCCGACCTCAACTTTGATTTTTTTATTATCCGGCATAAGGCTGACCGCCTTAACGCGCAGGCGCATATTTTCAGCCTTTTGCTGCTGGAGGCTCTGGTCTGAAATGATGTTAAGCCCGGAGCGGAACACTTGCGAGGGAGTACTGTCGCGGTCAAAGAGCACGCCACAGTAAAGAACCGGCTCGCCGTTCTCATATCGGAAAAATGAGCGGATGCCCTGTTCTGATAATCTTCCGAGCAAAGCGGCCACAGTGTCAGCGGTGACACGATAAGCACCGAGCGACTGTTCGCCCATAACATTGAGCCGGTAAGTTATGCCCTGATCCTTAAGAAGCGTTTCAATAGTAACAGAGCGGTAGGCTTTTTTCTGTGCCGGCATTTGTTTGAGTTTGAACATATCATCCTCGCAGGTAATGACAACCGGAGTTTTGAAGCCTACGTCACGGACATAACCCACAAAAGCAAGCTGTAAATTACCGTTATATCCCAGATAAATACGCACGGAGTCGCCACGATGCACAGGAATTTCAGCCGAGCCGTTCCACTTCATTTTTTTAGGGAGTGTTATTTTGGCTTCGGCTGTGAGCTTCTCAGTGTCGCGTACAATCTCCACCGCCGAGACAAAGCCGATGTCCCAGCAGCGCTCGCCGGTTATCTCAATTTTAGCACACAGCTTAAACATGGGTTAAACGGTATTTAACGGGTGTTTAATAGTCGTATCTGTTTGGTTTCATAGAGCCGTAGCGCACCGGGTTGCGTGCGTCGTCCCCGTCCTCACTCTCATAGAGAGGTAAGTCGGGGGAGGCTTTGCCGGCTTGAATATCGCGAAGCCATTTGATAGCGTCGTTATAGAGACATTCCCGGCGTTCGTGTCCCATATTCTGAGGGAGACGGTGAACCATTAGCCAAAGGGAAATATTTACGGCGCACTGTACGAGCATAGCGTTACGCTCTGAGCCCTCAGAAGCAAATACCCGGGTCATATCGTAGCGATAACGCAGATAAGAACCGATTTGCTCCAGGGCGGCGGCTTCGGCGGTCAGGCGTGTTTCTTCGTTCTGTGTTATCTGCTTGAGCTCGTATTCGTCGCACACGCCCCGGTAGTCGTCAAGAGTCAGGAACATAGGCCGGAAGTTTTGGGCATAGCTTCATAAATTGCAATTTCGCGGGCTTTTTCGGCAGTCAGGCCGGGGAGGCGCTTTTGCCGGATCATTTTTTTAACGCCCTGCATAGATACGCAGACCGGGCGCCCATGAAGCACAAGCACCAGGAATTTTTTACGGTGGAGGTCAGCGGAGCGCTGAGCTT
The sequence above is drawn from the Duncaniella freteri genome and encodes:
- a CDS encoding DUF935 family protein — its product is MANFLDNIRDYFSRPTRSQLQTLARAVASKKGVQISAMLQQQSDSLTKKDIADWRAANQMAIDYENPNRCRLYDIYADCVLDAHLSGCIAQRKGKVLQKDFRLVDQNGKENTAATELLQSEWFADFLSLCLDSIYWGPTLIQLGDIIRDGGPLRFNNVELVPRKHVIPEYGVVVRSPGDDWRGGISYREGDVANWCVEVGKPRDLGLLLKCAPSCISKKNMLAYWDVFGEIFGMPMRIARVNSLDEAERAKVEASLRDMGAAQYIVASDGTEIEIKESSRGDAYNVYDRRVDRCNSELSKVVLNQTMTIDSGSSLSQSEVHLEIFERTTESDATMCAHIINGRLLPLMVLHGFPVKGLRFQWNNAAAFSPAENRENLRLVLEYFNVPGEHITETLGIPVESPREAKTQPDRFFD
- a CDS encoding phage protein Gp36 family protein, translating into MFLTLDDYRGVCDEYELKQITQNEETRLTAEAAALEQIGSYLRYRYDMTRVFASEGSERNAMLVQCAVNISLWLMVHRLPQNMGHERRECLYNDAIKWLRDIQAGKASPDLPLYESEDGDDARNPVRYGSMKPNRYDY